The genomic segment AACTCCGGCTGGGTCAACGCCACCACGGGCAGCCACGGTGCCTTGCGCCGCACCTGCATCAGCGCGCCCCAGTCGAAGCTCTGGATCGTCACGTTCCGGGCGAAGCCGGAGCGGGCGACCTCGCGGACGACCCGGTCGACGAACCGTTCCCGCGGCGCGGTCTCGTGCGGGGCCGCCGCCTCGACCTTGGTCTCGATGTTGAACTTCACCGCGTGGGCGCCGTGTCTGCGGACGAGCCGGAACAGCTCCGCCAGCGTCGGCATCCTCGCGCCCGGCGACAACTCCTGGCGTGGGTGGTCCGGCAGCCGTTGCGACCCGCAGTCCAGCGTGCGCACCTGCGCGAACGTGAGGTCCTTGATGAAGGAGCCGACGTACGGGTACTGCGGGTCGCCCGGCCACGCGGGACGCGTGTCCCGGCACTTCGCCCCACTGATCCGACGGTCGTGTGTGATGACGTCGCGCCCGTCGCGGGTGATCTGGATGTCCAGCTCCAGAGTGGTGACGCCCAGCTCCAGCGCGCGGGAGAACGCCGCGAGCGTGCCCTCCACGGTCAGTCCGACCCCGCCCCGGTGAGCCTGAATGTCGAAGTGCGCGCGATGCGGGTGGGCTGCCGCCGGAGTGCCGAGGGTGCCCGCGAGCGCAGTCACCAGGACGGTCACCAGGGCCGCCCGGATACGTCGTCGCACCATGTGATCCACCTCCCGCAGTACCGTCGCACGGCAGGGTGACGAGCGGGAGAACCGCGCGCGAACGCGACACATGCGGCACCCACACGAAGCCCCCGAATGTGTGATCCACACTACATAGAGGTTTGGATGTAACGCAGCCGAGACTCGGCTCGATAGACCCGGTGACCCCGTGATGCTGGCGGACCCCCGACCTGGCAGCATCACGGGGTTTCCAATTGTCCGGA from the Saccharomonospora azurea NA-128 genome contains:
- a CDS encoding glycerophosphodiester phosphodiesterase family protein; amino-acid sequence: MVRRRIRAALVTVLVTALAGTLGTPAAAHPHRAHFDIQAHRGGVGLTVEGTLAAFSRALELGVTTLELDIQITRDGRDVITHDRRISGAKCRDTRPAWPGDPQYPYVGSFIKDLTFAQVRTLDCGSQRLPDHPRQELSPGARMPTLAELFRLVRRHGAHAVKFNIETKVEAAAPHETAPRERFVDRVVREVARSGFARNVTIQSFDWGALMQVRRKAPWLPVVALTQPEFLEVGQPGKSPWLGGLDIDDFGGSPVRAVSSFGASALSPVHGNPQGGAVGDDDYVPFTTRELVAEAHAAGIEVVPWTVNDKATMHKLVDDGVDGIITDYPDRLREVAAERGFTLPRSYPLSPRRPRHG